The Candidatus Thorarchaeota archaeon genome includes a window with the following:
- the rnhB gene encoding ribonuclease HII, whose amino-acid sequence MTDDDMVLQRIAGVDEAGRGPMIGPMVICGVTFEAADIQHLETLGVKDSKLLTAKRREELYEHISELAENTVITSISAAEIDDARKRGISLNDIELDAFVSTINELQPSEVFVDAADVDADRFGRQIIERCTLTPNCRVVSEHRADITYPVVSAASVLAKVERDQRIKELHAIHGDFGSGYPSDSVSVGFIQSVVSETGDVPEIVRRTWSPVRKIMLDAKTTQSQLDSF is encoded by the coding sequence ATGACGGACGATGATATGGTTTTGCAGCGGATAGCTGGCGTAGACGAAGCCGGGCGCGGTCCCATGATTGGTCCTATGGTCATCTGTGGTGTGACGTTTGAAGCAGCGGATATCCAGCATCTTGAAACTCTTGGAGTCAAAGACTCGAAATTACTGACCGCAAAGAGACGGGAGGAGCTGTATGAACACATCTCGGAGCTGGCGGAAAACACCGTTATCACATCCATATCAGCTGCTGAGATAGATGATGCTCGGAAACGAGGTATCTCGCTGAATGATATCGAGCTCGATGCCTTTGTCTCGACCATAAATGAGCTGCAACCTTCCGAGGTATTTGTGGACGCGGCAGATGTTGATGCAGATAGATTTGGAAGGCAGATTATCGAACGGTGCACTCTGACTCCCAATTGCAGAGTTGTCTCAGAGCACAGAGCTGACATCACGTATCCGGTAGTTTCGGCTGCATCAGTACTTGCAAAAGTTGAACGCGACCAGCGGATAAAGGAACTACATGCCATTCATGGCGATTTTGGTTCTGGATACCCCTCTGACTCTGTTAGTGTGGGATTCATCCAATCAGTGGTTTCGGAAACTGGAGATGTACCAGAAATTGTTAGACGTACATGGAGTCCGGTCCGAAAAATCATGTTGGATGCGAAGACGACACAATCCCAGCTTGACTCCTTCTAG
- a CDS encoding transcriptional regulator, with the protein MTKSRVQLIQEIKSQLDDAGFNLSTKCDVRPTCFDMVARRGNQLLLIKVLTNVDALTKEDALALQLVAHFFEATPVIIGRKTRRGKLDTGVVYRRYGVPTIEPKSFNSIVTEKDMPKEFIQRGGRFVSIDGAKLKDLRQSRSMTKEELADSVEVSTRTILSYEKDEVDVSKDVAERLEQVFDADLVVPLNLFEEEVIQRKDVSPQEPSPATFESRVNEFFKKLGMRVLWTDRAPFHLAAKEEGPPLMSSVGSIRSWALKKRTDILRSVSDVTDSSAVIIVEEGKAEECLAELPVIRQLELGDIEKPDELKKIIAERSEK; encoded by the coding sequence ATGACAAAGTCTAGAGTTCAGCTGATTCAGGAAATCAAATCACAACTAGATGATGCTGGATTTAACCTTTCAACGAAATGCGATGTGAGACCAACTTGTTTTGATATGGTCGCACGAAGAGGGAATCAGTTGCTATTGATTAAGGTGCTTACAAATGTAGATGCCCTCACCAAAGAAGACGCTTTAGCCCTTCAGCTAGTTGCGCACTTCTTTGAAGCGACTCCAGTCATCATCGGTCGGAAAACCAGAAGAGGAAAACTGGATACTGGCGTCGTCTATAGACGATATGGTGTACCAACAATCGAGCCTAAAAGCTTCAATAGCATCGTTACTGAGAAGGATATGCCCAAGGAGTTCATACAGAGAGGGGGTAGGTTTGTCTCGATTGATGGAGCCAAGTTGAAAGATCTCAGACAATCAAGAAGTATGACAAAGGAAGAACTCGCAGATAGTGTCGAAGTCTCCACACGGACGATTCTATCATATGAGAAGGATGAAGTTGATGTAAGTAAGGATGTAGCGGAACGTCTTGAGCAAGTATTTGACGCTGACTTGGTAGTTCCGTTAAACCTCTTTGAAGAAGAAGTAATTCAAAGAAAGGATGTGTCTCCTCAAGAACCCAGCCCGGCCACCTTTGAGAGTCGTGTCAATGAGTTCTTCAAGAAGTTGGGAATGAGAGTCCTATGGACGGATAGGGCACCATTTCACCTAGCTGCAAAGGAAGAAGGACCGCCTCTCATGTCGAGTGTTGGTTCAATTCGAAGCTGGGCCCTTAAGAAACGGACAGATATTCTCAGAAGCGTGTCGGATGTCACTGACAGTAGCGCAGTAATCATTGTAGAAGAAGGTAAGGCAGAGGAATGCTTGGCTGAACTACCAGTCATCAGACAACTTGAGCTGGGAGATATTGAGAAACCCGACGAACTCAAGAAAATAATCGCAGAGCGTTCTGAGAAGTAG
- a CDS encoding DUF61 family protein codes for MRLSSFIERKIEREIESLNDHLPTTRLSLKEALQEDAPHFVTRGGKKSVIKKSELELLADLVPEPFHDKIILPIVLLRRIDLGAGIFSISGTKHTLFLVHKILGYVDLQWGNLYKWETRDRLARPQVQQLRRKIPSTSCLGITTGTG; via the coding sequence ATTCGTCTGAGTTCATTTATTGAACGCAAAATAGAGCGGGAGATTGAATCCCTGAACGATCATTTGCCCACGACTCGGTTGTCCCTCAAGGAGGCCTTGCAAGAAGATGCTCCTCATTTTGTTACCAGAGGGGGAAAGAAGAGCGTAATCAAAAAATCTGAACTGGAACTACTTGCAGATCTTGTTCCGGAGCCATTCCATGATAAAATTATCTTGCCAATCGTATTGCTGAGACGTATCGACCTCGGTGCTGGCATCTTCTCGATATCGGGGACTAAACACACTCTATTTCTCGTACATAAAATTCTAGGATATGTTGACCTACAATGGGGAAATCTGTATAAATGGGAAACTCGTGATAGATTGGCCAGGCCTCAGGTACAGCAGTTGCGGAGAAAAATCCCCTCAACATCCTGCCTTGGAATAACAACCGGAACAGGTTGA
- a CDS encoding fibrillarin-like rRNA/tRNA 2'-O-methyltransferase, whose product MEEIEEYKFPGVFKSKQKQKLKLWTQSLVSGKKVYGEKLIQVGDKEYRAWSANRSKLAAAIIKGVRHMPIQPGSRVLYLGAASGTTVSHVSDIVGPNGVVYAVEFSARTARELIALSEERDNIVPIVDDARHPNRYAPFLMGIIDVVYQDIAQVNQARILYENLRKFCSYGAWGMIAVKARSIDAAKDIQSIYKQVVAELDDYGLEVMERVNLEPLEKAHSMVVTRVKEEFV is encoded by the coding sequence ATGGAAGAAATAGAGGAATACAAGTTTCCGGGTGTATTCAAGAGCAAGCAGAAACAAAAACTGAAACTCTGGACTCAATCATTGGTATCAGGAAAGAAAGTCTATGGTGAGAAACTGATTCAGGTTGGTGACAAAGAGTACAGGGCTTGGTCAGCTAACAGGTCAAAGCTAGCTGCAGCTATCATTAAGGGGGTTAGACATATGCCTATCCAACCAGGTTCTAGAGTATTGTACCTAGGAGCAGCTTCTGGAACTACTGTAAGTCATGTTTCAGATATTGTAGGCCCGAATGGCGTTGTCTATGCGGTCGAATTCTCAGCTAGAACAGCTAGAGAACTGATTGCTCTATCAGAAGAGCGAGATAATATCGTGCCAATCGTTGATGATGCCAGGCATCCAAATAGATACGCGCCATTTCTGATGGGCATCATCGATGTAGTGTACCAAGATATTGCTCAGGTGAATCAAGCCCGAATTCTATACGAAAACCTCAGGAAATTCTGCTCATACGGTGCGTGGGGTATGATTGCTGTTAAGGCGCGCAGTATAGATGCTGCTAAGGATATTCAGAGTATCTACAAACAAGTGGTTGCCGAGCTGGACGATTATGGCCTTGAAGTAATGGAACGTGTTAATTTGGAGCCCCTAGAGAAGGCACATTCGATGGTGGTAACCCGAGTCAAGGAGGAATTCGTCTGA
- a CDS encoding C/D box methylation guide ribonucleoprotein complex aNOP56 subunit (functions along with aFIB and aL7a; guides 2'-O-methylation of ribose to specific sites in RNAs): protein MTRVYLTLNALGAFLLDKESNIVAKQMAYPDIEVAASNLISIRRGKPTDLLKAMTNGIPRDNDTIVVVETRWLKKALQDETDLQVEVDEVSSPIKWFRATGEKELIEQNLVESEEESIHFRKEVAVHIARDRIRAATERRDLLVKQAIDSVDEIDPAINEMDMRLREWYSLHFPTLVERIEDSKTLATIISEIGLKGKITPENLDKFGLSQKKVEAISASRTKDTGADIRPEDAEIISELAGSLVRLINLRENLQEYVEKTMTEVAPNMSTLVDPLIAARLLSHAGSLKELASKPSSTVQVYGAEKALFRSLKTGANPPKHGIIYRVPEIHTAPYWQRGNISRALAGKLSIAARVDAYSKRNIGAKLRAQFEEKIAEIQQKYPEPPDRAEKDKGGK, encoded by the coding sequence ATGACGCGGGTCTATCTCACACTCAACGCTCTTGGAGCTTTCCTGCTTGATAAGGAGAGTAACATCGTAGCCAAGCAGATGGCATATCCAGATATCGAAGTAGCGGCAAGTAATCTTATTTCAATACGGCGGGGAAAACCGACAGATTTACTGAAAGCTATGACCAATGGAATTCCGCGTGATAATGATACAATAGTCGTTGTAGAGACCCGTTGGTTGAAAAAGGCACTCCAAGACGAGACCGATTTGCAAGTAGAGGTTGACGAGGTCAGCTCCCCCATCAAATGGTTCAGGGCTACAGGCGAGAAAGAACTCATAGAGCAGAACCTTGTAGAATCAGAAGAGGAGTCCATACATTTCAGGAAAGAAGTGGCTGTGCATATTGCAAGAGACAGAATACGAGCAGCAACCGAGCGAAGAGATTTGCTTGTGAAACAGGCAATCGATTCCGTTGACGAGATAGATCCTGCCATAAACGAGATGGACATGCGTTTAAGAGAATGGTATTCCTTGCACTTTCCGACCCTTGTCGAGAGGATAGAAGACTCCAAAACTCTAGCGACAATAATTTCAGAAATTGGGCTCAAAGGCAAAATAACCCCTGAGAATCTAGACAAGTTTGGTCTTAGCCAGAAGAAGGTGGAAGCAATTTCTGCAAGTCGTACCAAGGATACTGGAGCAGATATCAGGCCAGAGGATGCTGAAATCATTTCTGAACTTGCGGGATCTCTGGTTCGACTTATCAATCTCAGAGAGAATCTTCAGGAATATGTCGAGAAGACCATGACTGAAGTGGCGCCGAATATGTCGACTCTGGTGGACCCACTCATTGCAGCGAGACTTCTTAGCCATGCTGGATCCCTGAAGGAACTGGCCAGTAAACCATCAAGCACTGTTCAGGTTTACGGGGCAGAGAAGGCCCTGTTCAGGAGTCTCAAAACAGGGGCAAATCCGCCCAAACACGGTATAATATATCGGGTGCCAGAAATCCATACAGCTCCCTACTGGCAAAGGGGAAATATTTCTAGAGCTCTAGCAGGCAAATTGTCGATTGCTGCACGAGTGGACGCGTATTCAAAACGGAATATTGGAGCAAAACTCAGGGCGCAATTCGAAGAGAAGATAGCAGAGATCCAACAGAAATACCCTGAGCCGCCAGATAGGGCGGAGAAAGATAAAGGGGGGAAGTGA
- a CDS encoding dihydroorotate dehydrogenase, with protein MARVARKGADVVVTKSVGLEPRKGYPGPNITVSHSGLLNAVGLTNPGIDSFLDELRILKRHNIPFVISVFGRTEKEISQVARIAVEAEPSALELNLSCPHAEISQIAHSTKLTGDFVSAVKDTVSIPVFAKLTPNASDIVAVGLAAEEAGADAIVAINTVQGMKIDITQKAPVLANKVGGLSGPPIFPVAVRCIYDLYHAVSIPIIGVGGVSTWEDAVEMHLAGASAIQIGTATLRGLDVFADIQEGVEEYLVREGFSKTSEIVGLAGGN; from the coding sequence ATGGCACGGGTGGCAAGAAAAGGGGCTGATGTTGTTGTAACCAAATCTGTGGGCTTGGAACCCAGAAAAGGCTACCCAGGGCCGAACATCACGGTATCCCATTCAGGTTTACTGAACGCGGTAGGCCTTACCAATCCTGGTATTGATAGTTTTCTAGATGAACTCCGAATTCTGAAAAGACACAACATCCCCTTTGTCATCAGCGTATTTGGCCGCACAGAGAAGGAAATTTCTCAAGTAGCCCGGATAGCAGTAGAAGCTGAACCCTCTGCTCTTGAGCTCAACCTTTCTTGTCCACATGCAGAAATAAGTCAAATCGCCCACAGTACCAAGCTGACTGGGGATTTTGTGAGTGCAGTCAAAGATACCGTGAGTATTCCGGTTTTCGCAAAATTAACTCCAAACGCCAGTGATATTGTGGCTGTAGGACTGGCGGCGGAAGAAGCAGGTGCAGATGCCATCGTAGCCATCAATACGGTCCAAGGCATGAAGATAGATATCACGCAGAAAGCTCCAGTCTTAGCCAACAAAGTCGGAGGCCTTTCTGGCCCACCTATCTTCCCTGTTGCTGTGCGCTGCATCTACGATCTCTATCATGCTGTGTCTATACCCATAATCGGTGTAGGTGGTGTATCCACCTGGGAAGACGCAGTAGAAATGCATCTGGCTGGGGCAAGCGCTATTCAAATTGGGACAGCAACGCTTCGTGGGCTGGATGTGTTTGCAGATATTCAAGAGGGAGTGGAGGAATACTTGGTTCGTGAAGGATTCAGCAAGACCTCTGAAATAGTTGGTCTCGCAGGAGGGAACTAG
- a CDS encoding dihydroorotate dehydrogenase electron transfer subunit, whose protein sequence is MDLKQEVGNPTSIRITRIVKENRSCHTLYFDIPWSDCSIQPGQFIMVWIRGVDEIPMGICYHDDKEMAMTVKRVGKATEALQALQPGDYVGVRGPFGNGFTLNCKNPLLIGGGIGMAPLRYLTQPLLHVGSNVTLLVAAKTESELLLYDFENRASNNFKLKIATDDGSRGFETLATELADSLLKKNDFDRIYACGPELMMAGLLTLALDYGIPLEASLERYMKCGCGICGTCAMDPRGLMVCVDGPVFSDEQLQNIDEFGSYTRDSTGQRRPL, encoded by the coding sequence ATGGACTTGAAACAAGAAGTTGGGAATCCCACATCTATTCGGATTACTCGGATTGTTAAGGAAAACCGAAGCTGTCACACATTATATTTCGATATTCCTTGGAGTGATTGTTCTATTCAGCCGGGACAATTCATTATGGTTTGGATACGGGGTGTGGACGAAATCCCCATGGGTATCTGCTACCATGATGACAAAGAAATGGCAATGACTGTAAAACGGGTGGGCAAAGCTACGGAAGCTCTACAGGCTCTCCAACCCGGAGACTATGTTGGCGTAAGAGGGCCCTTTGGCAATGGTTTTACTTTGAACTGCAAGAATCCATTGCTCATAGGAGGCGGAATCGGAATGGCTCCTCTTCGGTATCTCACACAACCACTTCTTCACGTGGGCTCCAATGTAACACTACTTGTAGCAGCCAAGACCGAAAGTGAACTACTGCTCTATGATTTTGAGAATCGTGCTTCAAACAATTTCAAGCTGAAAATAGCAACAGATGACGGGTCACGAGGTTTTGAGACACTCGCTACAGAACTGGCAGACTCACTCTTAAAAAAGAACGATTTTGATAGGATCTATGCATGCGGCCCAGAGCTCATGATGGCTGGCCTTCTCACCTTGGCCCTGGATTACGGAATCCCTTTGGAGGCATCGCTTGAGAGGTACATGAAATGTGGCTGCGGTATTTGCGGTACCTGCGCAATGGATCCACGGGGTCTTATGGTATGTGTTGATGGACCTGTCTTCTCGGACGAACAACTCCAGAACATCGATGAATTCGGATCATATACTCGTGATTCTACCGGGCAAAGACGCCCTCTATAA
- a CDS encoding 30S ribosomal protein S30e, with the protein MPGSHGSLTKAGKVREQTPKVDGKERHSPIPRVRNKKNYIKRFVKGKVKGR; encoded by the coding sequence ATGCCTGGATCACACGGTTCATTGACAAAAGCGGGCAAAGTTAGGGAGCAGACACCAAAAGTTGACGGCAAGGAACGCCATTCCCCGATTCCCCGCGTAAGAAACAAGAAGAACTACATCAAGCGGTTTGTTAAAGGCAAGGTCAAAGGTCGCTAA
- a CDS encoding tRNA uridine(34) 5-carboxymethylaminomethyl modification radical SAM/GNAT enzyme Elp3 — MTTNDIKLQNTEPGNVMSAEEKQLYRAIIQDILESDDVLDRRDINTIKKKCCAEFGASRVPSNADVLQSATEDEWDELQPLLQKRPVRTASGVAVVAAMTEPHECPHGQCAYCPGGPKLGVPQSYTGHEPATMRGIQNAFDPYLQVKNRLDQLRATGHSVQKIELIVMGGDWCSKDRAYREWFVTGCLEAMNGEVSNDFETAKKKNETADVRDIGMTFETRPDQISQQTVDEMLELGGTRVEIGVQALRDELLNHVERGHGVKETVKATQILRDSGFKVCYHMMPGLPGSSLDADVADFERLFDDARFQPDMMKIYPTIVVANTNLYEWWKNGEYEPYTNDEIVELVSRAVSKMPEYIRIQRIQRDIPIHQIEAGLNKGNLRELVHEWMNERNLRNPTIRYREIGHFQRRSDEPVKPENLELVKRTFSASGGTEAFLSFEEPELDVIMGFLRLRKPSINAHRLEVTEVPSAIIRELRVYGPVVNIGERDADAWQHLGLGERLLDRAEEIAKNDFGAQRLLVLSGIGVKEYYRNLGFSDCGPYLAKPI; from the coding sequence GTGACAACCAATGATATTAAACTGCAAAATACAGAACCTGGAAACGTCATGTCGGCTGAAGAGAAGCAACTCTACCGAGCAATCATACAAGACATCCTCGAATCAGATGATGTCTTAGACCGCCGTGACATCAACACAATCAAGAAGAAATGTTGCGCCGAATTTGGCGCATCGCGTGTACCATCTAATGCTGACGTGCTTCAAAGTGCTACAGAAGATGAGTGGGACGAGCTTCAACCCCTTCTTCAGAAACGACCGGTTCGAACAGCTTCTGGTGTAGCAGTTGTAGCTGCAATGACTGAACCTCATGAATGCCCTCATGGCCAATGTGCTTACTGTCCCGGGGGCCCGAAACTTGGGGTGCCTCAAAGCTATACCGGGCATGAACCTGCAACGATGAGGGGTATCCAGAATGCCTTCGATCCCTATCTTCAGGTGAAAAACAGACTGGACCAGCTGAGGGCTACTGGACATTCGGTACAGAAGATTGAGCTTATTGTCATGGGTGGAGACTGGTGCTCAAAAGACAGAGCCTACCGTGAGTGGTTTGTAACAGGTTGTTTGGAGGCCATGAACGGTGAGGTCAGCAATGATTTCGAAACCGCCAAGAAAAAGAATGAAACTGCCGATGTTCGAGATATCGGTATGACCTTCGAAACGCGCCCTGACCAGATCTCTCAGCAAACTGTGGATGAAATGCTGGAACTAGGGGGAACTCGAGTTGAGATTGGTGTCCAGGCCTTGCGTGATGAGTTACTCAATCATGTTGAACGAGGTCATGGCGTGAAGGAAACTGTCAAGGCAACACAGATACTCCGTGACAGTGGTTTCAAGGTCTGTTATCATATGATGCCGGGCCTGCCTGGCAGCTCCCTTGATGCAGATGTCGCAGATTTTGAACGCCTTTTTGATGATGCGCGTTTCCAGCCCGATATGATGAAAATCTACCCCACTATTGTTGTTGCAAATACAAATCTCTACGAGTGGTGGAAAAATGGTGAGTATGAACCATATACGAATGATGAGATTGTAGAGCTGGTCTCACGAGCCGTCAGTAAAATGCCGGAATATATTCGGATTCAACGAATACAACGCGATATTCCTATCCATCAAATTGAAGCTGGGCTTAACAAAGGGAATCTACGGGAACTTGTTCATGAATGGATGAATGAACGAAACCTGCGGAATCCTACTATCCGGTACCGTGAAATTGGGCATTTTCAGAGAAGATCAGATGAACCGGTGAAGCCTGAAAACCTTGAACTTGTTAAACGCACCTTTTCTGCATCCGGTGGCACTGAGGCATTCCTGTCGTTCGAAGAACCCGAATTAGATGTCATTATGGGCTTTCTCAGGCTTCGGAAACCGAGCATCAATGCACACAGATTAGAAGTCACTGAAGTTCCGTCTGCTATCATACGAGAGCTCAGAGTGTATGGTCCCGTAGTGAATATTGGTGAGCGTGACGCGGATGCTTGGCAACATCTGGGTCTTGGAGAGCGGCTTCTGGATAGAGCTGAAGAGATTGCAAAGAACGATTTTGGCGCACAACGATTGCTCGTTCTGAGCGGCATAGGAGTAAAGGAATACTATCGCAACCTTGGTTTCAGCGATTGTGGTCCTTATCTTGCCAAACCAATTTGA
- a CDS encoding archease, with protein sequence MTKGFRFHEHTADITIEAWGPELLTAFEQGAKATMEVMVDTSGVSSDEPTDIDVEGIDLQELLVEWIGEIIAMVDIESKFYSRFEINEINRADQRCFLEATVWGESIDHDKHETRTEVKAMTYADLQIEETDEKTTIWFTLDL encoded by the coding sequence ATGACAAAAGGGTTCAGGTTTCACGAGCATACAGCTGACATTACCATTGAGGCTTGGGGTCCAGAACTCCTCACAGCTTTTGAACAGGGCGCAAAAGCAACCATGGAAGTCATGGTAGATACATCCGGAGTTTCTTCTGATGAACCAACAGACATTGATGTTGAGGGCATCGATTTACAGGAACTACTCGTAGAATGGATCGGCGAAATAATCGCCATGGTGGATATTGAATCGAAGTTTTACTCCCGGTTTGAAATCAATGAAATCAATCGGGCTGATCAAAGATGTTTTCTTGAGGCCACGGTTTGGGGAGAAAGCATCGATCATGACAAGCATGAGACAAGAACTGAAGTCAAAGCAATGACCTATGCCGATTTACAGATTGAAGAAACGGACGAGAAGACGACTATTTGGTTCACGCTTGACCTCTAG
- a CDS encoding 50S ribosomal protein L3 has translation MAHRKKHAPKRGSLAYLPRGRASKFVPRVKSWPEYSGSAAKLLGFVGYKAGMTHAVTTVTNQDSPFKGRETVIPITVIDTPPVRPFSIRGYDTTPYGSRVITEALTENTSDALLKTMPLPKNYDYDAKMEEFEAELDSLSEIRMLVHTQPRLAAVPKKRPEVMEYKIGAPSVEEAFEYAKDILGTDVRIANILEEGMLVDTIAVTKGHGFQGTVRRWGVRILQHKSRKTKRGIGCLGPWSPRNIRYTVPQPGQTGYHSRTNFNNAIVQLGERGEEITPEGGFVNYGVIRGDYVMVKGSVPGPVKRTIRMRYAIRAPSGHTPEPFQVNYISTTSKQ, from the coding sequence ATGGCTCATAGAAAGAAACACGCTCCCAAACGTGGCAGCTTAGCCTATTTGCCACGTGGCCGAGCTTCCAAGTTTGTTCCGCGTGTTAAGAGCTGGCCTGAGTATAGTGGCTCGGCTGCAAAACTACTTGGCTTTGTAGGATATAAGGCAGGAATGACACACGCAGTAACGACTGTCACCAATCAGGACAGTCCGTTCAAGGGACGCGAAACAGTGATCCCGATTACTGTAATTGATACGCCGCCAGTACGGCCTTTCTCAATTCGTGGTTATGATACCACGCCATATGGGTCGCGAGTCATTACAGAGGCATTAACAGAGAATACTTCCGATGCTCTGCTCAAGACAATGCCCTTGCCGAAGAACTACGATTATGATGCCAAGATGGAAGAGTTTGAAGCCGAACTTGATTCTCTTTCAGAAATCAGGATGCTAGTCCACACTCAGCCAAGACTTGCCGCGGTACCTAAGAAGCGACCAGAAGTGATGGAATACAAGATAGGTGCTCCGAGTGTGGAGGAAGCCTTCGAATATGCAAAAGATATACTTGGTACCGATGTACGTATTGCGAACATACTCGAAGAGGGTATGCTCGTGGATACCATTGCTGTTACCAAGGGACATGGATTCCAGGGAACTGTTAGACGCTGGGGTGTTCGAATCCTTCAACACAAATCTCGAAAAACCAAGCGAGGTATAGGATGCCTTGGACCTTGGTCACCTAGGAACATTCGATATACGGTTCCACAGCCCGGCCAGACCGGTTATCATTCACGAACCAATTTCAACAATGCTATCGTGCAGCTGGGTGAACGTGGTGAAGAGATTACACCAGAAGGTGGTTTCGTCAATTACGGCGTCATCCGCGGAGACTATGTGATGGTAAAGGGTTCCGTACCTGGTCCTGTAAAAAGGACCATCAGGATGAGATATGCTATTAGAGCTCCTAGCGGGCATACTCCAGAACCTTTCCAGGTCAACTACATCAGTACGACATCGAAGCAATAG
- the rpl4p gene encoding 50S ribosomal protein L4 produces MATTKLYTLDGKADSDIELPEHFDTPYRPDIIKRAVLAVQSRGRQPHGVDPLAGKRTTAESWGVGHGRSRVPRVKGGGTPAANKAGFMPGVVGGRRAHPPEAREVLEEDINRKENRLAIRSAIAATGHKDAVSRRGHKVDSAPSFPIVVSDELETLTKTREVMDVIEALGLSEDIERVRAGHKIRAGKGKMRGRKYKTPKSILFVVGEDLGIERAARNIPGVEIAEVNALNADLLAPGTHAGRLVIWTKSALERLQEEGLFV; encoded by the coding sequence ATGGCAACTACAAAATTATACACGTTGGATGGTAAAGCCGATTCCGACATTGAGTTACCTGAGCATTTCGACACTCCGTATCGTCCAGACATCATAAAGCGTGCTGTGCTGGCTGTGCAATCACGTGGACGTCAGCCACACGGTGTAGATCCACTAGCCGGTAAGCGAACAACAGCTGAAAGCTGGGGCGTAGGCCATGGACGGTCGCGAGTACCCCGAGTGAAAGGTGGAGGTACCCCTGCAGCAAACAAAGCAGGTTTCATGCCTGGTGTTGTAGGTGGTAGACGAGCTCATCCTCCTGAGGCACGAGAGGTTCTTGAGGAGGACATCAATAGAAAAGAGAATCGATTGGCAATTCGTTCAGCTATCGCTGCAACAGGACACAAGGATGCTGTGTCTCGTCGTGGACACAAGGTAGATTCCGCACCAAGCTTTCCCATCGTTGTTAGTGATGAGCTTGAGACTCTCACTAAAACGAGAGAAGTCATGGATGTAATCGAAGCCTTGGGGCTTAGCGAGGACATAGAGAGAGTACGGGCGGGACATAAGATTCGAGCTGGAAAGGGCAAAATGCGAGGCCGTAAGTACAAAACTCCGAAGTCCATCCTTTTCGTCGTTGGTGAGGACTTGGGCATTGAGCGGGCCGCACGTAATATCCCTGGAGTTGAGATAGCAGAAGTCAATGCACTGAATGCAGATTTACTGGCGCCTGGAACTCATGCTGGACGTCTAGTGATATGGACTAAGTCTGCCCTAGAGCGTCTGCAAGAAGAGGGGCTTTTCGTCTGA
- a CDS encoding 50S ribosomal protein L23 — protein sequence MKDPNEIVIRPVVTEASLEAVDMENKLTFFVDLRSNKNMIRWAVETLYEVVVERVNTLITPTGEKKAFVKLAPEYSAGELATRLGIF from the coding sequence ATGAAAGATCCAAACGAAATAGTCATACGACCTGTAGTGACGGAGGCCAGCCTTGAAGCTGTGGATATGGAAAACAAACTTACCTTCTTTGTGGACCTTCGCTCTAACAAGAACATGATTCGATGGGCTGTTGAGACACTCTATGAAGTCGTTGTGGAACGTGTAAACACACTGATTACGCCGACTGGAGAGAAGAAAGCTTTTGTAAAATTAGCGCCTGAATACAGCGCGGGTGAATTAGCCACCCGGCTGGGGATATTCTAA